GGTTCTTTTCTGCCAGGTATTTATTAAGGTTGGCCTGCGCTTCGGCGTCGAGGCCTTTTTCTTCGTCCAATGGTTTGTTGGCGTAAATGGTCACGGGAACGCCTTTGGTTGATGCCACTGCTACCCAGTCTTTCGTATGGGTGATCTTCCAGTTAGCGTTGGAGAAGCCATTCAGGAAAGCATTGAAGACCGTTTTCCCGTCTTTGTCGCCATAGAAGAACTGTTCTACTATAATACGTCCGCTTGAATCGCGCAGCGATTGGTTAGGCATAAAATAGACGGGGGGGATACCGAGTGTGGTTGCCACATCTATTTTATTTGCCGGATCCATGGAGAGGAACAGCGTATTGAGAATGCTGTAGATGTGCTGTCCTCTTGTGTTCCCGCTGTTTCCAGCTTCTTCGAGGTTTAGCTGCACCTGGTTCAGGATGAGCGCCTGGAGGTTCTTATCGGTGATACTGGCGTAGGAGTTGGCAACGTCGACGGCATCTTCGAGGCTTTTGGTTTTATCCAATCCTTTTACGAATGCTTTCATCAGTATTTCGGCGTTCTCTTTTTCCATTGTTTTCAGGAAATGGTCCAGCGTGTTGTAGTTGGCGGCCATTTTAATCCATTTCTTAAAGTGGTCGAACTTTACGCGCATGAGTAAGGAGTCGCCGCGCGGCACTTTCATTTTCTGGAAGACCATGGGATAAACGCCGTGGGTATAACTTGACGTATAGATCTCTTCTTCGCCGAGTGTTGCGAGGTAGTATAATTCCTCTGTTGTGAGCTGTTCGAGTTTTTTGAAGCGTACGTTATCGGGCAGTTCGTGGAGGCCATTGATCTCATTAATGAATACATCTCTTGCTTTCTGCTGGAGCCTTGCTGTAAGCGTTGGCATTACGAGCGGGGTGTCGCGCCTGATAAGACGTCCTGCGTAGTCAATTTCGGTTTGAACGAGGAGTTTATAGTATTTAATGCTATCGTCCATGACAGCGTCTATTTCTTCAAAAGTTCTTTTGCCGCGGTATAGATCGTCGAGGAACGGGAAGTATTGTCTGCCGGTTTTCATGCGGGCCATTTTGGCGATCACCTTTACCAGGGGGTCTTGCGACGTGCGGATCTTTGCACCCAGTTTATTCGTTGCTGCGGCGAAGGTGTAGAGTTCTTCCTGGTCGCGGCGGGCAGCGAGGGCAATGAGCGAATCGGCATAGGGGCTATCGGGGTAACGGGTAAGGATAGACATGGTTTTCGCAGGGTTTTTCTGGCATTCTTTCAATACCAGCAGGTCTTTTGCGGGTTTTATGCCTTCGTTACCCTGGAAAGCGAAGCTACTTACCAGCAGGTATCCTATTTCGAGGCGGTTTTTATTAATAACGGGCAGGATGGACTGGTGATCATGTTCGAGCTGCATTGCTTCGGAATAGGCTGCCAGTGCATCGGCGAATGCGAGGGGTTTTATTTTGCGGGCGTTTACATTGGAGAGAAATGCCGTCATTACGTCGTTTAGTCCGCGCAGGTATTTGATCTTATCGTTATCGCTGAGCGTGGAATCGAGCTCAATGGCGGTCTGGAAGTTGTCGACTTTTGTGCCGATGGTGTATTCGGCGTGCATTTTTTGCTCCTGGTCGGCATTGGCGAGGGGGAGCGCTCCTATTGCTTTTTGAAGTTTGTCTACGTCTTCATGAAACTTTCTTCTCATCAAAGGGATCTGAACATCTGGCTTTACACTTGTTTGAGCCTCAGCGAGTGTGGTAAATCCGAGCAAACCAGCCAGTAGAAATATTTTAATCATGCGCGTCATATAAAGGATGTATCTTCCTAGTGCAAAAATACGACCAAAGCGGCAAGCCCCACCCTTAACAATTACATAATGCTGTATTCCATGTGATTACGGGAGCAAAAATTAATTTTGTGTAAACATATTGTTAAATGGACTCCAAGGGAAAGAAAGTGTTGATAGCAGATGACGAACCGGATATATTAGAGATCATAGGTTATAATTTGCGCAAAGAAGGCTATGAAACCCATACTGCCAAAGATGGCGAAGATGCCCTCCAGAAAGCCAAACAACTCGACCCCGACCTCATTATCCTGGACATCATGATGCCTAAAAAGACGGGCGTTCAGGTTTGTGAATTACTTCGCGCCCAGCCTGCCTTCCAGGACACGCTTATTATTTTTCTGACAGCGATGAGTGACGAAGCCTCTCATATCAAGGGGTTTGAGACCGGCGCTGACGATTATGTAAATAAACCCATTAGCCCCAAAGTTCTCACGAGCCGGGTGAATGCGCTTTTCCGTCGGGTAAACAAGGAAGACGGCAAAACCCTGCAAATTGGCAATATCAGTATAGACCCGGTGAAGTTTGTGGTAGCGGTAGACGGGAAAGAGGTGATACTTGCCAAAAAAGAGTTTGAACTGTTACACCTGCTGGCTTCGAGGCCGGGACGCGTGTTTTTGCGCAACGAGATCCTGAGCCAGGTGTGGGGAACTGATGTTATTGTAGGCGATCGTACCATTGACGTTCATATCCGCAAAATACGGCAGAAATTAGGCATCGACTGTATCACCACAGTTAAGGGGGTTGGCTACAAATTCGACATTTAGCGGAGGGAAAAGCCATTCGATTTCCGTAGTTTTAGCTAGTTATGTTTACTACTAAAAACCTCTCGCCGAATCAGTTGTCGGCCTTTACGGCTCTGATCCTGTCCATTCCCATCGGATTGGGATTTTATATTGTGCGTCCGGATGTGGTGATCAGCGTCTCGGCATTCCTCATCACTTTTGCGGGCAGTTATTTTCTTATCAGGTTTGTGTTGCAATGGTTTATTTACCGTAAGATAAAACTGATCTATAAATTCATTTACCAGACGAAGGCTTCGAAAAAGGAGGAGATGTATTATAAATATATTCTTCCTCAAAAAAGCATTGACGAGGTAAGGGAAGATGTGGAGCAGTGGGCTGAACAGCAGCGCAAGGAGATTGCCGTACTTAAAACGAACGAGGCTTATCGCAAGGAGTTTTTGCAGAACCTGGCTCATGAGTTCAAGACGCCGATCTTTGCTATACAGGGTTATGTTGACACCCTGCTTAACGGGGCGCTTGAAAATACGGAGATAGCGACGCGTTTTCTTGAAAATACGTCCAAGAATGTGGTTCGTATGGTGAACCTGGCAAGCGACCTGGATGAGATATCCCGTCTTGAGAGTGGCGAGCAGCCTTTGTATAAAGAAAACTTCATTATCCAGGATATGATCCGTGAGGTGTACGAATCGCTGTCGATCAAGAGCAGCCAGCGTAATATCAAGTGCACTATCAAAAAGGGCTGCGAGGCTCCTATTGCGGTGTTTGCGGATAAGGAGAAGATACGCCAGGTTATCATCAACCTTGTGGCCAATGCCATCAAATACGGTAAAAAGGATGGTCATATTGTTGCCAGCGTGTATAAGACTGATGAGAAGCATGCGCTTATAGAAATCAGTGATGATGGCATTGGTATTGGTGAAGAGCATTTACCCCGCATATTTGAAAGGTTTTACCGCACTGACCGCGGGCGCAGCCGTGATGTAGGCGGCACCGGGCTGGGGCTGGCGATATGTAAGCATATCATAGAGGCGCATAATCATGTCATGCATGTGCGGAGCAAGCTGGATATAGGGACTACGCTTGGGTTTACGCTGGATATCAAGAAGGAGTAATCTTATTGTTTATATTTTTCAAGGCCCCGTGACCTATTCCTGAGGTTGCGGGGCTTTTTTTTGTATTGCCGGGGCTTGCTTTACAATAGCTGAGCAGATTTAAGGCGGCTTTATCTGCCGTTGGTTGCCCGTATATAAAGCGTTCTTTTTCGCAGACAGGGGGTGGTCTGCCGGGGAGTATATTCCATTACGGCTGGCCGGCGGCAGTGTTATTTTTCCAGGAATAAAGATACTTAAAAAGAGCCTGGCAAAGGGAGAGGATACTGTGTGCAGGTTGTTCCGGGAAATGCAAAGGCCCCGGTGAAAAACGGGGCCGTCTCAGGCATGAGAAAAATCTGCTTAGTTACTTGTGTGTGTGCTATGAACCAAACTGTACAGCAAAGTTGCCTCCTGCATGTAAACGAATTGTAAACGTAACGAGAAGAGAATATTAAGAATTATATCTATCAGGCGTAGCTGCGGGTATTACACCTATAAAAGTAAATACGGCGTTTGTTTGACGAAGGGCGGCATCTATTGAATCAGGTTGCATGTTCCGTTATGTGCCAACGGGACGTTTCGCGGAATAGACCCGAAGAAGCATTAATAGGGCGTGTAGGCGTAGACGACTTCGTAGGGGGCTTTGCTGAGTTCGGGGATGATCTGGCCAATGGCGAGGTCTTGTTTCTGGGGGCTGGGTTCGCAGATGGAGAATTTGCGTCCGTTATAATCGATACTTCTGCCTACGGGTTTGGGGAACTGGACGGCAATGGTGACGTGTTTGGGATAGTGCAGTACCAGCATAGGCAGGTTATAGATCTCTTTAACCAGGCAGAAGAACAGGCTGGCCCTGTCTTCGCAGTCGCTATGTTCGGAAAACAGGGTTTGTTCGGCGGTGAGACGTTTTTCACCTCCAAATACCAGGGAATCGGGCTGGAAGAGGAAAGCATACCTGGTGAAGTTCATCAGGTATTCTATACCACCTTTTACTCCTACCCCTTTCAAGCGTTTTTTGAGTACGGGGATAAGGGAGCTGTTGGTTTCTTTACTCAGCGGGATATTAAAATAGGAGTCGTAATCTACTACGGGGTAGTTTGCAAAGATCTTCTGGACCTGTGTATTCAGTTTTACCCGGAAGCTGTAGTTATTTTCGTTGTAGTCGAATTGCAGGTCTTTTTCTACGTAGTCATTTTCCGTAAAGTCTGGTAAGCGGGTGACTTTGTATGAGAAGTTACCTGTGGCTTCGGGGAGGAAGAGCGGGAAGACCGCGAACCTGTTCTTTTCGAAATCTATTTTCCGGTAGTCGTGATAGTTGAGGCAGACGTACTGTTTGTCGCCTTTCATTCTAACGGGGATATTATAGATATTTTCTTTACTATAGATATAGAAGAGCAGGAAGCTGCCGGAAGTGTTGAGCATTACATCGTAGCCTGATTTAGCCATCAGGAACCATTTATAGAAGGTATAGCGATGGTAGTTATCTTCTTTGGGGCTAATCTCCTGGGCGGTTCTGCGTACCAGCTGGTAGTAGAGCCAGTCTTCGGGGTGATGTTGTTGTTTGTACTGTTGCAGGGCGTCGGTAATGGCGGTATAATTCGCGTGTTTTACCTGCAGGTAGGCGTCGAACAGAGCGGTATCGGAGAGCGGTTCGGGGAAATTGATGAGGTCGGTTTTATCGAACTGGAACCGGATGGTGTCGCCGCAGAAGTTAAATACATGGGAATCTCCGCGTTGGCCCGATACAGTCAATTGGCACAGGATGAGGCCTGTCAGCAGGAATAATATGGCAATTTTTTTTGGCACTTCTATTCTTTCTTCACGTTAAAAAACCGTACCAGCTATTAAGGTACTAAGCAAATTTGGTTTTTCCATATTAAAAAAACCTTGACCGGGATCAGGGATATCCTGACAAGAATCAGCTCTTTGTAAGGGTTTAAAGTCCTTAATTTTGCAGTCCAAATGATGAACAACCATGATTGATCCGGGCAAGTTCCGCTCCCATACGGGCATTACCCCCTACGAGTTTGTTGAGTATATTATAAAGTGTGTAACAGGTGTATCGGCTATTTTCCCGTTGTTCATGCTTTTCCCGGACTGGCACGATGATATTTACTGGATGATCATTTCGCTGATGATCTCCATGACCTATAATAATGAGAGCAAGGCGGCTATAGAGCGGATGCGGGGGAATGTGATAGGTTCTATTGTAGGAGGAGGATGCTGGTTCCTGAAAGCCTTTCTCACCCGGTTTGGCACCATAGCGGTTAACCAGAATGCGGCTTTACTTATTTGTATCATCATTGGTCTTGTAGTTATTATTACGGCTTGTGCGGGCCTTAGGATGATAAGTGTTGCCAGGACGGCGCTGGTGGGCTTTTTTATTGTTATTATTTATGAAGATCATCATCATTCGTGGCAGGGTGCTGTTATAAGGTCGGCGTCGGTGGTAGCGGGGTGTATGGCGGGGCTTTGCATTAATAAGTCGTTTGCCTGGGGTAGCAGGGTTTTGTTTGGGGAGAAGATGAAGGGTACGGGCAAGGGGGCTGACGGAGATAGTATTTATTGAAAAAAAATATGATTCAAAGAGGCTGTCTCAAATACTGAGCAGCCTCTTTGCGTTGCTAAGTCGCTTACCGATATTGATTCTGAGCTACTTGTTTACAACAACTGCCTTACTAAGAAACTTGCCTTGCAATTACTGTACGACAATTGGGTATAAAGCCGGAACAGCATATCGCCTTCGATCACATATTTCCCATTTTGCAGCGCAAGCGTTGCAGAGTCGAAACCTATGCTTGCAAAATACTCTTTTACTTCTACGGGTATTTTGTCAGTGATGGCGTTTTGAGTGAGTTGTATTCCCTGTTTTTCTTTTTTACAAGAGGTAGCCAGTATAAGCAATGTGCATACAACTGCAATGACATTAAATTGTGTCTTCATAATTTGTTTTTTACTATTATAGATTGAAAAAGAAGTTGAAAAAATCCGGGTATCCAGGCAGAGAGAATCATTTCAAACAGCAAATAGCTAAAAAGAATATCGAAAACTCGGGCGACCTTTTTCATAGCAAGATGTTTTGCCGAGAAGCTACACTCACAGGTTAAAAAAGTCAAGGAAATCACATTGTGAAAATGTTAAATAAAAAAGCGGACCGTATCAATCAGTGATACGGTCCGCTTCATGAAACATTGAATTGAATGCTTGCTTTTGATCAGCAATATTCAACTTTTCCCATCCTAATAAACAGTAGTCAAAGGATCGAAGTTAGTCCAACCTTGCATCCAGTTGTCGCTAGGCCCAGAGAAGGCTCCAACGTAAGTCACCTGAGTGAAATAGCTGTTCTGAATTTTAGTGCTGCTAGAGAAAGAAGCCTTGCCCAGTAAAGGAGAGGTCGCCTGAGGACGAGCGTCAATTGTTTTCAGATCGCCGCTCATATTCACGAATTTGAAATCAGCGATGCTATTGTAAGTAGTATCGTTATTGTTACCAGACTTCATGAACCAAGTTTTTGCGTCGAAACCGTTAGTAGCGTTGGTTGCGATTTTTGCACCTGCTGCTCCTTTGAAGATACCACCGATAGCGCCTACGAAAGTATTTTTGATTTCGAGAGAGTCGGTGTTTGTTGCCGTAGCAGAACCATTACCGTCGATATACACACCGGCGGGAAAACCAACCAGAGCACTATTGAAGATAGAGTTACGGCTGTTTCTGCGGATGAAAGCTGCGCGGTTGAATACTGCATTGCTGGGAATGCTTGCGCCGCCGTTAATAGCCGAAGGTCCAATAATAGTAACGTTAGAGAACACAGGAGCAGTCAGCGGAGCTGAATAAGTACCTGTAGGATCGTTATCAGACTCGAAACCGTTGGAGTCACCGGGCAGTAAGTAGTCGGATATCTCTTTATCGCGGATAGCCAAGGCAAACTGAACTGCCCCATTAAAACCGTTATCAGTATCGAAATCATCATCAAGACCACGATAAGCTACGAGGTGTTTAGCGTTTACAGTACCACCGAACCATTCGAAAGCATCATCGCCACCGTGTGAGCACTGTACGTAGTCGATAGTGGTACCTTTACCTACACCAATCATGGTAAGGCTGTTAAGTTCTGAGTTGCTTTTGTTAGAAAGCGCCACACCAGCGAACTCGATCCTTACATATTTCAAGATACCGGAGTTATCGTTTGCATCGGCACCACCACCAACGATATGTGTACCAAGTTCTTCACCATCAGCATCGGAGAAGCCTTCCATTTGACGGCCTACTGCACCACCGAAAGTAGTGTTAACAGGCGCTCTACCGAGGATCATTACCCCCCCCCAATCACCGGCTTTACGTGAACCTACAGGCTGTGCGCTGGTAAATACGATAGGCTTAGAAGCAGTACCTTCGGCCAGTATCCTAGCACCTCTTTCTATAACGAGGAATGAGTGGTATTTTTTCTTAGATGTTTGGGCTAAAGGAAGGGCTTTAATAACCGCACCGGGCTTAATTGTAAGAGTAGCGCCGCTTCTAAAGAAAGTACCGCCATCCAGAAAATAAGTCTTTCCTTCTTCGAGTGTTATGTTTACTTCAATTGCACCCCTCAGAGTATCGCCACTCAGGCCATTCTCTACTCCTACTGAAGGTCCATTGTCATCATTCTTACTGCAGGATACAGCAGTAATAGTTGTAGCAATCAATGCTGCTTGCAATAGCTTTCTTTTCATAACGATTTTACTTTCTTGTTTGTTTTAGAAATTATAACTGAATTGAAGATTCATATTGGTGCCGTAAGTAAGTTGGTTGATCAGCATATCACCACTGGTAGCTGAGCCTTTCTGATATTTTTTATTACCGTCCATATCCCAGTAGAAAATATTCCTTTTATTAAGGATATCTGTTACACTTAATTTAAGAGATGCGCGTTGAGAAAGCCTTTGTGACACTTGCAGGTCAAGCAGCGGGCGTGGGTGTTCCCACATTTGCGGCACGTTCACGTTACCAACCTGAGAAATACGTCTTCCTATTACGTTGAATAAGATAGTAGCATTTGTTCCTGACAATTCATGATCGTATTGCAGTCCTGCGTTGATCACATAAGGACTTTGCCCCTGCATTGGGCGTTCTTCTTCACCTAAGTAACCATCGGGTATCGTGATCTTACTTTTAATGTAAGCAAGATTGGTAAAGAATGTAAATTCCTGTAATTTCTCAGAGATAAAATCGAGACGCTTTCTAAGATCGAGTTCAGCTCCGTAGTTCAATGCACTTTTCGCGTTCCAGAAAGAATAAGTAGGGGATCCTTGTCCAAGGTCGTACTGCATTTCAATAGGTTTATCGAAATATTTTACGAAAACACCTACAGTAACCAGTTCGCCTGCCCTAGGATACAT
The Filimonas effusa genome window above contains:
- a CDS encoding sensor histidine kinase is translated as MFTTKNLSPNQLSAFTALILSIPIGLGFYIVRPDVVISVSAFLITFAGSYFLIRFVLQWFIYRKIKLIYKFIYQTKASKKEEMYYKYILPQKSIDEVREDVEQWAEQQRKEIAVLKTNEAYRKEFLQNLAHEFKTPIFAIQGYVDTLLNGALENTEIATRFLENTSKNVVRMVNLASDLDEISRLESGEQPLYKENFIIQDMIREVYESLSIKSSQRNIKCTIKKGCEAPIAVFADKEKIRQVIINLVANAIKYGKKDGHIVASVYKTDEKHALIEISDDGIGIGEEHLPRIFERFYRTDRGRSRDVGGTGLGLAICKHIIEAHNHVMHVRSKLDIGTTLGFTLDIKKE
- a CDS encoding response regulator transcription factor, whose product is MDSKGKKVLIADDEPDILEIIGYNLRKEGYETHTAKDGEDALQKAKQLDPDLIILDIMMPKKTGVQVCELLRAQPAFQDTLIIFLTAMSDEASHIKGFETGADDYVNKPISPKVLTSRVNALFRRVNKEDGKTLQIGNISIDPVKFVVAVDGKEVILAKKEFELLHLLASRPGRVFLRNEILSQVWGTDVIVGDRTIDVHIRKIRQKLGIDCITTVKGVGYKFDI
- a CDS encoding FUSC family protein, yielding MIDPGKFRSHTGITPYEFVEYIIKCVTGVSAIFPLFMLFPDWHDDIYWMIISLMISMTYNNESKAAIERMRGNVIGSIVGGGCWFLKAFLTRFGTIAVNQNAALLICIIIGLVVIITACAGLRMISVARTALVGFFIVIIYEDHHHSWQGAVIRSASVVAGCMAGLCINKSFAWGSRVLFGEKMKGTGKGADGDSIY